In Janthinobacterium sp. 67, a genomic segment contains:
- a CDS encoding TIGR03016 family PEP-CTERM system-associated outer membrane protein → MAITTSRRRPLPLLPLLSLLLPLPAGAVDWLVKPSLRLRESYTDNGLRAPSGQAQSDFITEIAPAIALIGTGPRLRVHLDYSWHKYLSGQRADTDNHELRASADAELVKDWFFIDANASVSRRNISPFGPQLIDDLPGTDNVSTVRTTSISPYLRHRFRGLATGELRYTRNTVDSGGQLLSVHSDEMELLLSGEPRGNGWTWNASHDVRRTQDSKLAPVRMQRSSVGLRYPFNSRWSATASGGMEKEGYISTSGKAPEGRFWSLGGVWTPSPRTSVAFSTGKRFFGNTYSLDATFLQRHTNWQLNYSENITTMPTQFSRLGDPDAARLLDQLWRGIFPNARDRRLRIDAFLRYANNLGPERGALNYFSHRYFLQKQLKLTVARATAKSTMIAGISAVDRTAQTASGVDSGLLPGVEFGSEDRTRQIGANVGWSWQASSRTSVNVNAGYAGVRSLSAPRRDNNITVTAGYTRILQPNMTATIDVRHTRHASNRGGDYRENGVSATLNMRF, encoded by the coding sequence ATGGCCATTACGACTAGCCGCCGCAGGCCGCTGCCGCTGCTGCCGCTGCTGTCCCTGCTGCTGCCCCTGCCGGCCGGCGCCGTCGACTGGCTCGTGAAACCGTCGCTGCGATTGCGCGAAAGCTACACGGACAATGGCTTGCGCGCGCCGTCCGGCCAGGCGCAGTCCGACTTCATCACGGAAATCGCGCCCGCCATCGCCCTCATCGGCACGGGCCCCCGCCTGCGCGTGCACCTCGATTACAGCTGGCACAAATACCTGTCGGGACAGCGCGCCGACACGGACAACCACGAGCTGCGCGCCTCGGCCGACGCCGAACTGGTCAAGGACTGGTTCTTCATCGATGCCAACGCCAGCGTGAGCCGGCGCAACATCTCGCCATTCGGCCCCCAATTGATCGACGACCTGCCCGGCACGGACAATGTGAGCACCGTGCGCACCACGAGCATCAGCCCCTATTTGCGCCACCGTTTTCGCGGCCTGGCCACGGGCGAGCTGCGCTACACGCGCAACACGGTCGACAGCGGCGGCCAATTATTGTCCGTGCACAGCGACGAAATGGAATTGCTGCTCAGCGGCGAGCCGCGCGGCAACGGCTGGACGTGGAACGCCAGCCACGACGTACGCCGCACCCAGGACAGCAAGCTCGCGCCCGTGCGCATGCAGCGCAGCAGCGTGGGCCTGCGCTATCCGTTCAACAGCAGATGGTCGGCCACGGCCAGCGGCGGCATGGAAAAGGAAGGTTATATCTCTACCAGCGGCAAGGCGCCGGAAGGCCGCTTCTGGTCGCTGGGCGGCGTATGGACGCCATCGCCGCGCACCAGCGTCGCCTTCAGCACGGGCAAGCGCTTTTTTGGCAACACCTACAGCCTGGACGCCACTTTCCTGCAGCGCCATACCAACTGGCAACTCAATTACAGCGAAAACATCACCACCATGCCGACCCAGTTTTCGCGCCTGGGCGACCCCGACGCGGCCAGGCTGCTTGATCAATTGTGGCGTGGCATCTTCCCCAACGCGCGCGACCGGCGCCTGCGCATCGATGCCTTCCTGCGCTACGCCAACAACCTGGGGCCGGAACGGGGCGCCCTCAATTATTTCAGCCACCGCTATTTCCTGCAAAAGCAGCTGAAGCTGACGGTGGCGCGCGCGACGGCGAAAAGCACGATGATCGCCGGTATCTCGGCCGTCGACCGCACGGCGCAAACGGCCAGCGGCGTCGACAGCGGCTTGCTGCCCGGCGTGGAATTCGGCAGCGAAGACCGCACGCGCCAGATCGGCGCCAACGTGGGCTGGAGCTGGCAAGCCAGCTCGCGCACCAGCGTGAACGTCAATGCCGGCTACGCGGGCGTGCGCTCGCTGAGCGCGCCCCGGCGCGACAACAACATCACCGTGACGGCCGGCTACACGCGCATCCTGCAGCCGAACATGACGGCCACCATCGACGTGCGGCACACGCGGCACGCCAGCAACCGCGGCGGCGACTACCGGGAAAACGGCGTCAGCGCCACGCTCAACATGCGATTCTAA
- a CDS encoding XrtA-associated tyrosine autokinase, whose amino-acid sequence MNSMDSGKQEPTILGVAETSVPYGVDGADGTDATRSPQYRPLNLARLSEQGMLTHDGGRSAVAEDFRIIKRPLLRQARASGSDAIRHGNLIVVTSAMPGEGKTYCAINLAMSIAMELDITVLLVDADVARPSVLKVLGLPPEPGLMDVLLDPQLAMADVILKTNVANLSILPAGRSNKHATELLASRAMSRLLAEIASRYSDRIVVFDSPPLLITSEAHALVGQMGQVVMVVEAETTTQHAVKEALRQIESCEHIHLIYNKTRSFPGNDYYGYGHYD is encoded by the coding sequence ATGAACAGCATGGACAGCGGCAAGCAGGAACCTACCATCCTCGGCGTGGCCGAGACCAGTGTGCCTTATGGAGTGGACGGTGCGGATGGTACGGACGCGACCCGCTCGCCCCAGTATCGTCCCCTGAACCTGGCCCGGCTGAGCGAGCAAGGCATGCTCACGCACGATGGCGGGCGCAGCGCCGTGGCCGAGGATTTCCGCATCATCAAGCGCCCGCTGCTGCGCCAGGCGCGCGCCAGCGGCAGCGACGCCATCCGCCACGGCAACCTGATCGTCGTCACCAGCGCCATGCCCGGCGAAGGCAAGACCTACTGCGCCATCAACCTGGCCATGAGCATCGCCATGGAACTGGATATCACGGTGCTGCTCGTCGATGCGGACGTGGCGCGCCCGTCTGTGCTGAAGGTGCTGGGCTTGCCGCCGGAGCCGGGCCTGATGGACGTGCTGCTCGACCCGCAACTGGCCATGGCGGACGTGATCCTGAAAACCAACGTGGCCAACCTGAGCATCCTGCCCGCCGGGCGCAGCAACAAGCACGCGACGGAATTGCTGGCCAGCCGGGCCATGAGCCGGCTGCTGGCCGAAATCGCCAGCCGCTACAGCGACCGCATCGTCGTCTTCGATTCGCCGCCCCTCTTGATCACGAGCGAAGCGCACGCGCTGGTGGGACAGATGGGACAAGTGGTGATGGTGGTCGAGGCGGAAACGACGACCCAGCACGCCGTCAAGGAAGCGCTGCGCCAGATCGAGTCCTGCGAACACATTCATTTGATCTACAACAAGACCAGATCATTCCCCGGCAACGACTACTACGGCTATGGCCATTACGACTAG
- a CDS encoding XrtA system polysaccharide chain length determinant, protein MEELIQQLLSSLKGIWKYRWHAVLVAWLVAIVGFIKVITLPDDFQTSARVFVDTQTILKPLMAGMTSVPNTEQQVAIMSRTLLSRPNVERVMRMVDLDLDSKTVREHEAQLDELMSRIKITGTNAYDIYTISYSGRDPKLVRDVVQSLLTIFVEGSFQGKKGDSQKAVQFIDEQIKNYEDKLSAAENLVKEFKIRNNLLLPRQGIDYGSQLLMSSDSLNNAKLELVEAEQARKAIQSQIEGDEPVLDMEPNAASITNPELDERIASINKNLDSLRMQYTELHPDIIASKRLVAQLEERKIEESKLKTASGDPGKNYSPMLQQLKVALTDADAKVAAIRARVQEYNARNERLLAQSNAVPEVESQLAQLNRDYIINKENYEKLIGRREAAKLSGELSSTTEMMAFKIIDPPTVQYAPVGPNRPLLFSAALGAALVAGVATALLISQVRPTFLSPAELRDATGLNVLGTVSMNWTPLQQVRRRRARYGFGACLGSLFVLYGGVMTAALLKF, encoded by the coding sequence ATGGAAGAATTGATACAGCAACTGCTTTCCAGCCTGAAAGGCATCTGGAAATACCGCTGGCATGCGGTGCTGGTGGCGTGGCTGGTGGCCATCGTCGGCTTCATCAAGGTGATCACCCTGCCCGACGACTTCCAGACGTCGGCGCGCGTGTTTGTCGATACGCAAACCATCCTCAAGCCGCTGATGGCCGGCATGACCAGCGTGCCGAACACGGAACAGCAGGTGGCCATCATGAGCCGCACCCTGCTCAGCCGCCCCAACGTGGAGCGGGTCATGCGCATGGTCGACCTCGACCTGGACTCGAAGACCGTGCGCGAGCACGAGGCCCAGCTGGACGAATTGATGAGCCGCATCAAGATCACCGGCACCAACGCCTATGACATCTACACCATCAGCTACAGCGGGCGCGATCCCAAGCTGGTGCGCGACGTCGTGCAAAGCCTGCTGACCATCTTTGTCGAAGGCAGTTTCCAGGGCAAGAAGGGCGATTCGCAGAAGGCCGTGCAATTCATCGACGAGCAGATCAAGAATTACGAAGACAAGCTGAGCGCGGCGGAAAACCTGGTGAAGGAATTCAAGATCCGCAACAACCTGCTGCTGCCGCGCCAGGGCATCGACTACGGCAGCCAGCTGCTGATGTCGTCCGACAGCCTGAACAATGCCAAGCTGGAACTGGTCGAGGCCGAACAGGCGCGCAAGGCCATCCAGAGCCAGATCGAGGGCGACGAACCCGTGCTCGACATGGAGCCGAACGCGGCCTCCATCACGAATCCCGAGCTTGACGAGCGCATCGCGTCGATCAACAAAAACCTCGACAGCCTGCGCATGCAATATACGGAATTGCATCCCGACATCATCGCCTCGAAGCGCCTGGTGGCCCAGCTGGAAGAACGCAAGATCGAGGAAAGCAAGCTGAAGACGGCGTCCGGCGACCCGGGCAAGAACTACAGCCCCATGCTGCAGCAGCTGAAGGTGGCGCTGACGGATGCGGACGCCAAGGTGGCCGCCATCCGCGCCCGCGTGCAGGAATACAACGCGCGCAACGAACGCCTGCTGGCCCAAAGCAACGCCGTGCCCGAGGTGGAATCGCAGCTGGCGCAGCTGAACCGCGACTACATCATCAACAAGGAAAACTATGAAAAGCTGATCGGACGGCGCGAAGCGGCCAAGCTGTCGGGCGAACTCAGTTCCACCACCGAGATGATGGCCTTCAAGATCATCGACCCGCCCACGGTGCAATATGCGCCCGTCGGCCCGAACCGCCCGCTGCTGTTTTCCGCGGCGCTGGGTGCGGCCCTGGTGGCCGGCGTCGCCACGGCCTTGCTCATCAGCCAGGTGCGCCCCACCTTCCTCAGCCCCGCCGAACTGCGCGACGCCACGGGCTTGAACGTGCTGGGCACGGTATCGATGAACTGGACGCCGCTGCAGCAGGTGCGCCGCCGCCGCGCCCGTTACGGCTTCGGCGCCTGCCTGGGCAGCCTGTTCGTGCTGTACGGCGGGGTCATGACGGCCGCGCTGCTGAAATTCTAG
- a CDS encoding XrtA/PEP-CTERM system exopolysaccharide export protein, translated as MNPFRRAFFCNTLGLAAAASLLGACRTSLPLAPSDDSAPMHDYMIGPGDSVNIIVWRNPEVSLTVAVRPDGKITTPLVEDLPASGKTSTQLARDIEQALSKFIQQPVVTVIVTNFSGPYGEQIRVIGEAAKPQALPYRQGMSLMDVLIAVGGITDFAAGNKASIIRMREGNQQQLRVRLNDLLKDGDISANVMMRPGDVLLIPESFF; from the coding sequence ATGAATCCGTTTCGCCGTGCATTTTTCTGCAATACGCTGGGCCTGGCAGCCGCTGCCAGCCTGCTGGGTGCCTGCCGCACCTCCCTTCCGCTGGCTCCGTCCGACGACAGCGCCCCCATGCACGACTACATGATCGGGCCGGGCGACTCCGTCAACATCATCGTCTGGCGCAATCCCGAAGTGTCGCTGACGGTAGCCGTGCGGCCCGATGGCAAGATCACCACGCCGCTGGTCGAGGATTTGCCCGCCAGCGGCAAGACGTCGACCCAGCTGGCGCGCGACATCGAGCAAGCCTTGAGCAAGTTCATCCAGCAACCCGTGGTGACCGTCATCGTTACCAATTTCTCGGGGCCGTATGGCGAGCAGATCCGGGTGATCGGCGAAGCTGCCAAGCCGCAGGCGTTGCCGTACCGGCAGGGCATGTCGCTGATGGACGTGCTGATCGCGGTGGGCGGCATTACCGATTTCGCGGCAGGCAACAAGGCCAGCATCATCCGCATGCGCGAAGGCAACCAGCAGCAGCTGCGCGTGCGCCTCAACGATCTGTTGAAAGACGGCGATATTTCCGCCAACGTCATGATGCGGCCGGGCGACGTGTTATTGATACCGGAAAGCTTTTTTTAA
- a CDS encoding N-acyl amino acid synthase FeeM domain-containing protein, giving the protein MSFEDEPIISFDTPGSFSDLVVGEGQIDPAMEHELDLQRFHIRMANSRGRREAASLLIRKMYGWRGYAVDPATAHALNKITLFAETAGTTVGTMTLCLDNDETGLPADENFRDKLDVLREQGRRLCEPSRLAIDKGVSKRVFAALIHISYIYAHNIHGFTDYVIEVNPRHVVFYKRMLGFQDFGGERECTRVGAPAVLLRLDLDYMGAQIRKYGGLMEQHGGERSFYPFFFPTWDEPGITDRLRQGRN; this is encoded by the coding sequence ATGAGCTTTGAAGATGAACCTATTATTTCCTTCGACACGCCAGGCAGTTTCAGCGACCTGGTGGTGGGCGAGGGGCAGATCGACCCGGCCATGGAGCACGAGCTCGACCTGCAGCGCTTTCATATCCGCATGGCCAATTCGCGTGGCCGGCGCGAAGCGGCCAGCTTGCTGATCCGCAAGATGTACGGCTGGCGCGGTTATGCCGTCGATCCCGCCACGGCGCACGCGCTGAATAAAATCACGCTGTTTGCGGAAACGGCGGGCACCACCGTCGGCACCATGACCTTGTGCCTCGACAATGACGAGACGGGCTTGCCCGCCGATGAAAACTTCCGCGACAAGCTCGACGTCCTGCGCGAGCAGGGCCGGCGCCTGTGCGAACCGTCGCGCCTGGCCATCGACAAGGGCGTGAGCAAGCGCGTGTTTGCGGCGCTGATTCATATCTCTTATATCTATGCCCACAATATTCACGGCTTTACGGATTACGTAATCGAAGTCAACCCGCGCCATGTGGTGTTTTACAAGCGCATGCTGGGTTTCCAGGATTTCGGCGGCGAGCGCGAGTGCACCCGCGTGGGGGCGCCGGCCGTGCTGCTGCGACTGGACCTCGATTACATGGGGGCCCAGATCCGCAAATACGGTGGCCTGATGGAACAGCATGGGGGTGAACGGTCGTTTTACCCCTTTTTTTTTCCTACATGGGATGAGCCCGGTATTACCGACAGGCTGAGGCAGGGGCGCAACTGA
- a CDS encoding S1 family peptidase — MKFLSSALLSCLALLLAGAPCHADDTLAQVIARVKPSIVGVGSLQKTRTPPMNFIGTGFVAGDGLSVLTCAHVIQKLIDANPNEVIGILTGQGEAAQFRPAKVQAVDTEHDLALLRLAGAPLPALALGDAATVREGQAMAFTGFPLGTLLGLHHVTHRATVSSLTPVVMPSENAQRLDVRRLAQLQKAPYTVFQLDATAYPGSSGSPLFDPETGLVYGIVNMVYVKGLKEAAISAPSGITYAIPGSHMQAILLKNK; from the coding sequence ATGAAATTCTTGTCCTCCGCCCTGCTGTCCTGCCTGGCCCTGCTCCTGGCTGGCGCGCCGTGCCACGCCGACGATACCTTGGCGCAAGTCATCGCACGCGTCAAACCGTCGATCGTCGGCGTGGGCAGCCTGCAAAAGACACGCACGCCGCCCATGAATTTCATCGGCACGGGCTTCGTGGCGGGCGATGGCTTGAGCGTGCTCACTTGCGCCCATGTGATACAGAAACTGATCGATGCCAATCCGAACGAAGTCATCGGCATACTCACGGGCCAGGGCGAGGCCGCGCAATTTCGTCCTGCCAAGGTCCAGGCGGTCGACACGGAACACGACCTGGCCCTGCTGCGCCTGGCGGGCGCGCCGCTACCCGCCCTGGCGCTGGGCGACGCGGCCACGGTGCGCGAAGGCCAGGCCATGGCGTTTACGGGGTTTCCGCTGGGTACCTTGCTCGGTTTGCACCACGTGACCCACCGCGCCACCGTGTCATCGCTGACACCGGTGGTCATGCCCAGCGAAAACGCGCAGCGTCTCGACGTGCGGCGCCTGGCGCAGCTGCAAAAGGCGCCGTACACCGTGTTCCAGCTGGACGCGACGGCGTATCCGGGCAGCAGCGGCAGCCCCTTGTTCGATCCCGAGACCGGTCTCGTCTACGGCATCGTCAACATGGTGTACGTCAAGGGCCTCAAAGAGGCGGCCATCAGCGCGCCCAGCGGCATCACTTACGCGATTCCGGGCAGCCACATGCAGGCGATCTTGCTGAAAAATAAATGA
- the prsT gene encoding XrtA/PEP-CTERM system TPR-repeat protein PrsT — protein sequence MARSLPRPFPSLPAAALCCTLLLPLLTACHGTQSSETLLADAQQYRQKGEARAAIIQLKNLLQKEPDNAAARLLLGSIYIDTGEALSAEKELRRAKSLGLAPQQVMPLLGKTWLMLGQFDKVLAEITDDAAQPASVLALRGDALLALGRRDEARALYARLLEAHPDQVDALLGLARLAALDQQVPAAELLLAQALKSAPASLDALRLQGDLLRLQGKNAAARLAYMQILKIKPDNTQAHIDLANLDIVENRYLEAGAQLATARKTAPNSLGLLQAQALLDFRQGKNKAALQALQLVLKAAPDHMPSILLAGAVQLALGSPAQAENYLRRFLAVYPRHLYAVKMMASIELMRGNTDAAIDLLQPMLAAFPEDVELLSLAGEANLRARRYDKATAYFEQASTLAPDTAKLHAALGISRLGMGENSRAINELERATMLDKSTPQAGTMLVMTLLRNKQNDKALASVKMMEEQQKGTNPLLLNLKGGVYLALRDLPAARASFEQALGMDPVYLPALNNLAQIDLAEKKPEQAKQRFEKALAKAPKNADLCAALAKLAASQGKTDEAGRWLERAHRDNPDAVAPALLLSNFYLKTGAPDKALELARTLQTGHPGDADALALRAQVEYSAGQAQAALDSYNKLASLQTTSAPLQMRIASLHLALGDHHNALQAVKRAQVLDPSLLEARVVEVAMLLNLNRQREALAVARQVQEQQPKLAAGYKLEGDVLMEQKQPQQAVKLYQHAFGISPIGPLQVQLYRALQASGQEREADARMATWLKAHPEDLPTRTYLAGTRLAAKQYRAAIEHFQYVVAKDTDNVVALNDLAWAYQQEKDPRAQATAEQALKLAPGNPAVLDTLGWIVLQQGDVKRATALLRKAAELAPKSPEVQYHLGAALAKSGDKGGARKQLEQLLAANKDFPQRAEAQALLTQL from the coding sequence ATGGCCCGTTCCCTGCCCCGCCCTTTCCCCAGCCTGCCGGCCGCCGCGCTGTGCTGCACCCTGCTGCTGCCCCTGCTGACGGCTTGCCACGGCACGCAGAGCAGCGAGACCCTGCTGGCCGACGCGCAGCAATACCGGCAGAAAGGCGAGGCGCGGGCCGCCATCATCCAGTTGAAGAACCTGCTGCAAAAGGAGCCGGACAACGCGGCCGCGCGCTTGCTGCTGGGCAGCATCTATATCGACACGGGCGAGGCCTTGTCGGCCGAAAAGGAATTGCGCAGGGCAAAGTCGCTGGGCCTGGCGCCGCAGCAGGTGATGCCCTTGCTGGGCAAGACGTGGCTGATGCTGGGCCAGTTCGACAAGGTCCTGGCCGAGATCACCGACGATGCGGCGCAGCCCGCCAGCGTGCTGGCCTTGCGCGGCGACGCCCTGCTGGCGCTGGGCCGCCGGGACGAGGCGCGCGCCCTGTACGCGCGCCTGCTCGAAGCCCATCCGGACCAGGTCGATGCCTTGCTGGGCCTGGCGCGCCTGGCGGCGCTGGACCAGCAGGTGCCGGCGGCCGAACTGCTGCTGGCGCAAGCCTTGAAAAGCGCGCCCGCCAGCCTCGACGCCTTGCGCCTGCAGGGCGACCTGCTGCGCCTGCAAGGCAAGAACGCGGCGGCGCGGCTCGCCTACATGCAGATACTCAAGATAAAACCGGACAATACCCAGGCCCATATCGACCTGGCCAACCTCGATATCGTGGAAAACCGCTATCTGGAAGCGGGCGCGCAGCTGGCCACGGCGCGCAAGACGGCGCCCAACAGCCTGGGCTTGCTGCAAGCTCAGGCCCTGCTCGATTTTCGCCAGGGCAAGAACAAGGCGGCCTTGCAAGCCTTGCAACTGGTGCTCAAGGCGGCGCCCGACCACATGCCGTCCATCCTGCTGGCCGGCGCCGTGCAACTGGCGCTCGGCTCGCCGGCCCAGGCGGAAAACTACCTGCGGCGCTTCCTCGCCGTGTATCCCAGACACTTGTATGCCGTCAAGATGATGGCGTCGATCGAATTGATGCGTGGCAATACCGACGCGGCCATCGACTTGCTGCAACCGATGCTGGCCGCCTTTCCGGAAGACGTGGAATTGCTGTCACTGGCCGGTGAAGCGAACTTGCGCGCACGCCGCTACGACAAGGCGACCGCGTATTTCGAACAGGCCAGCACCCTGGCGCCGGACACGGCCAAACTGCACGCGGCCCTGGGCATCAGCCGGCTGGGCATGGGCGAGAACAGCCGCGCCATCAATGAGCTGGAACGCGCCACCATGCTCGACAAGAGCACGCCGCAGGCGGGCACCATGCTGGTGATGACCTTGCTGCGCAACAAGCAGAACGACAAGGCCCTGGCCAGCGTCAAGATGATGGAAGAGCAGCAGAAAGGCACGAATCCCTTGCTGCTGAACCTGAAAGGCGGCGTCTACCTGGCCTTGCGCGACTTGCCGGCCGCGCGCGCCAGTTTCGAGCAAGCTTTGGGCATGGACCCCGTCTATTTACCCGCCCTGAACAACCTCGCGCAGATCGACCTGGCCGAGAAAAAGCCGGAGCAGGCGAAACAGCGCTTCGAAAAGGCGCTGGCGAAGGCGCCGAAAAATGCCGACCTGTGCGCCGCGCTGGCCAAGCTGGCCGCGTCGCAGGGGAAGACGGACGAGGCGGGCCGCTGGCTCGAACGGGCCCACCGCGACAATCCGGACGCCGTCGCGCCGGCCCTGCTGCTCAGTAACTTTTACCTGAAGACGGGCGCGCCCGACAAGGCGCTGGAACTGGCGCGCACCTTGCAAACGGGCCATCCGGGCGACGCCGATGCGCTGGCACTGCGCGCGCAGGTGGAATACAGCGCGGGCCAGGCGCAGGCCGCGCTCGACAGCTACAACAAGCTGGCCAGCCTGCAAACGACGTCCGCGCCCTTGCAGATGCGCATCGCCAGCCTGCATCTGGCCTTGGGCGACCATCATAATGCGCTGCAAGCCGTCAAGCGGGCGCAAGTGCTTGACCCATCGCTGCTCGAAGCGCGCGTGGTCGAAGTGGCGATGCTGCTGAATCTGAACCGGCAACGCGAGGCCCTGGCCGTGGCGCGGCAAGTGCAGGAACAGCAGCCCAAGCTGGCGGCCGGCTACAAGCTCGAGGGCGACGTGCTGATGGAGCAAAAGCAGCCGCAGCAAGCCGTCAAGCTGTACCAGCACGCCTTCGGCATCAGCCCCATCGGCCCCTTGCAGGTGCAGCTGTACCGCGCCTTGCAGGCGTCCGGGCAGGAGCGCGAAGCCGATGCGCGCATGGCCACCTGGCTGAAGGCGCATCCGGAAGACTTGCCGACGCGCACCTACCTGGCAGGCACCCGGCTGGCGGCCAAACAGTACCGTGCCGCCATCGAGCATTTCCAGTATGTTGTTGCCAAGGACACAGACAACGTGGTGGCGCTGAACGACCTGGCCTGGGCGTATCAGCAGGAAAAAGATCCGCGCGCGCAGGCCACGGCCGAGCAGGCACTGAAGCTGGCGCCCGGCAATCCCGCCGTGCTCGACACCCTGGGCTGGATCGTGCTGCAACAAGGCGACGTCAAGCGCGCCACGGCGCTGCTGCGCAAGGCGGCGGAACTGGCGCCTAAGTCGCCTGAAGTGCAGTACCACCTGGGCGCGGCGCTGGCAAAATCGGGCGACAAGGGGGGCGCGCGCAAGCAACTGGAACAACTGCTGGCCGCCAACAAGGATTTTCCACAGCGGGCCGAGGCGCAAGCCTTGCTGACCCAGCTGTAA
- a CDS encoding nucleotide sugar dehydrogenase — protein sequence MDNKADSKMGSVVAVVGLGYVGLQLAVAFGMRQRTIGFDLSARKVESYRRHVDPTGEVSTEQLRAAQWLSVGCDPAELQLADFIVVAVPTPVDSAHNPDFSALAGASAAVGRHMRRGAIVIYESTVYPGATEEICIPILEQQSGLRWKEDFHVGFSPERINPGDKDHTLHSIRKVVSGDDDATLDQVAALYEGVVEAGVHRASSIKVAEAAKVIENTQRDLNIALMNELAIIFDRIGIDTLEVLQAAGTKWNFLPFRPGLVGGHCIGVDPYYLTHKAEMLGYHPHVILAGRRINDGMAKFVAEKTIKEMVRAGFKLKGSHVNVLGLTFKENCPDLRNSKVVDMIHELQSYGVQVHVHDPVADGREALEEYGLTLESWEQLPQAEAIISAVSHQALLARPLADFQAKVLENGCFIDIKSHFDARPLEDGGLHVWRL from the coding sequence ATGGATAACAAGGCGGATAGCAAGATGGGCAGTGTAGTGGCGGTGGTCGGGCTCGGTTACGTGGGCCTGCAGCTGGCCGTGGCGTTCGGCATGCGCCAGCGCACGATCGGCTTTGATTTGTCGGCACGCAAGGTGGAAAGCTACCGGCGCCATGTCGACCCGACGGGCGAAGTGAGTACGGAACAGCTGCGCGCGGCGCAATGGCTGAGCGTCGGCTGCGACCCGGCCGAGTTGCAACTGGCCGATTTCATCGTCGTGGCCGTACCCACGCCCGTCGACAGCGCGCACAATCCCGATTTTTCGGCCCTGGCCGGCGCCAGCGCGGCGGTCGGCCGCCACATGCGGCGCGGCGCCATCGTCATCTACGAGTCCACCGTGTATCCGGGCGCGACCGAAGAGATCTGCATTCCCATCCTCGAGCAGCAGTCGGGCTTGCGCTGGAAGGAAGACTTCCATGTGGGCTTTTCGCCCGAGCGCATCAACCCCGGCGACAAAGACCATACCTTGCACAGCATCCGCAAGGTGGTGTCGGGCGACGACGACGCCACCCTGGACCAGGTGGCCGCCCTGTACGAAGGCGTGGTCGAGGCTGGCGTGCACCGGGCGTCGAGCATCAAGGTGGCCGAGGCGGCCAAGGTGATCGAAAACACGCAGCGCGACCTGAACATCGCGCTGATGAATGAACTGGCCATCATCTTCGACCGCATCGGCATCGACACCCTCGAAGTGCTGCAGGCGGCGGGCACGAAATGGAATTTCCTGCCATTCCGGCCCGGGCTGGTGGGTGGGCACTGCATCGGCGTCGACCCCTACTATTTGACGCACAAGGCGGAAATGCTGGGCTACCACCCGCACGTGATCCTGGCCGGGCGCCGCATCAATGACGGCATGGCCAAGTTCGTGGCGGAAAAGACGATCAAGGAAATGGTGCGCGCCGGCTTCAAACTGAAGGGTTCGCATGTCAACGTGCTGGGCCTGACCTTCAAGGAAAATTGCCCGGACCTGCGCAACTCGAAAGTGGTCGACATGATCCACGAACTGCAATCGTACGGCGTGCAGGTGCACGTGCACGACCCCGTCGCCGATGGCCGCGAAGCGTTGGAAGAATATGGTCTAACCTTGGAAAGCTGGGAGCAGCTGCCGCAGGCCGAAGCCATCATCAGCGCCGTCTCGCACCAGGCCCTGCTGGCCCGCCCGCTGGCCGACTTTCAGGCCAAGGTGCTGGAAAACGGCTGCTTCATCGACATCAAGTCGCATTTCGACGCCCGTCCGCTGGAAGACGGCGGCTTGCACGTGTGGCGGCTGTGA